In Bacillus sp. NP247, one DNA window encodes the following:
- a CDS encoding ABC transporter ATP-binding protein: protein MQQPSIILRDVSKSFGKKEVLHNLSLQVEKAEIFGLVGPSGSGKTTLIKMIAGINESTTGDVIVFNTNMPNLNEMKRIGYMAQADALYEELSAYENADFIATMYGLKGKRKKERIVAVFELVQLSEHMKMQVQHFSGGMKKRLSLAIALLHEPEILILDEPTVGIDPLLRKSIWEKFYDLKKKGTTIIVTTHIMDEAEFCERLGLIREGNLVAIGTPEELKKQTSSGRIEDVFLLEGVIES, encoded by the coding sequence GTGCAGCAACCTTCAATTATTTTACGAGATGTATCAAAAAGTTTTGGGAAAAAAGAAGTTTTGCATAACCTTTCGCTACAAGTAGAAAAAGCAGAAATTTTTGGCTTGGTTGGACCTTCCGGATCAGGGAAAACAACACTCATTAAAATGATTGCAGGTATTAATGAGTCAACTACAGGGGATGTAATTGTTTTTAATACAAACATGCCTAATCTAAATGAAATGAAAAGAATTGGTTATATGGCTCAGGCTGATGCATTATACGAAGAACTATCGGCATATGAAAATGCAGATTTTATTGCAACGATGTATGGGTTAAAAGGTAAGCGTAAGAAAGAGAGAATCGTAGCAGTTTTTGAACTTGTGCAATTATCAGAGCATATGAAAATGCAAGTACAGCATTTTTCAGGTGGAATGAAAAAACGTTTATCATTGGCGATAGCACTCCTTCATGAACCAGAAATATTAATTTTAGATGAGCCAACAGTTGGGATAGATCCGCTTCTTCGAAAATCAATTTGGGAGAAGTTTTATGACCTTAAAAAGAAAGGCACAACTATTATTGTAACGACGCACATTATGGATGAAGCTGAGTTTTGCGAACGTCTAGGGTTAATAAGAGAAGGGAATTTAGTCGCAATTGGCACACCCGAGGAATTGAAAAAACAAACATCATCTGGACGAATTGAAGATGTCTTTTTGTTAGAAGGAGTGATTGAATCATGA
- a CDS encoding ABC transporter permease: protein MRVNGVIIRIIRQFFRDKRSLAMMFGAPMLLLWLLSLVFTQKDYIPHIAVVDVPAPIVKAMKNQEASIYEYSKEKAISELEKQKVDAVIHLENGKMNLLLEGSDSSKNRAVLQVLQKSTEKNDVSIMKPEINYLHGSKDFTMFDGLGPVLIGFFTFFFVFILSGVSFVRERLSGTLERLLSTPVRRWEIVVGYIIGFGIFAFIQSIIIVSFSVYILDLYVAGSIWLTLLITCMLSLTALTLGTFLSAYANNEFQMIQFIPLVIVPQVFFSGLFPIESMNKWLQMLGKLFPLTYGADAMRQVMIRNQGFKEIAVDLTVLLLFSLLFAVGNVFALKKHRKI, encoded by the coding sequence ATGAGAGTTAATGGTGTAATTATCCGTATCATTCGTCAATTTTTTCGAGATAAACGTTCTTTAGCAATGATGTTTGGGGCACCAATGCTATTGCTTTGGTTATTGTCTCTAGTCTTCACACAAAAAGACTATATACCGCATATTGCTGTAGTAGATGTGCCTGCTCCTATAGTAAAGGCTATGAAGAATCAAGAAGCATCAATTTACGAATATAGTAAAGAGAAAGCAATTTCGGAATTAGAAAAGCAAAAGGTAGATGCAGTAATTCATTTAGAGAATGGAAAAATGAATCTTCTGTTAGAAGGTAGTGATTCATCAAAAAATCGTGCTGTACTTCAAGTATTGCAAAAAAGTACAGAGAAAAACGATGTATCAATTATGAAGCCTGAAATTAATTATTTACATGGATCTAAAGACTTTACGATGTTTGATGGGCTGGGTCCCGTATTAATCGGTTTCTTTACATTTTTCTTTGTATTCATATTGTCAGGAGTATCTTTTGTAAGAGAACGTTTAAGTGGTACATTGGAGAGATTATTGTCCACACCTGTGAGAAGGTGGGAAATAGTTGTAGGATATATTATTGGTTTTGGAATCTTTGCATTTATACAATCTATCATTATCGTAAGTTTTTCAGTTTATATTTTAGATTTATATGTAGCTGGCTCAATATGGCTAACGCTACTTATTACGTGTATGCTATCTTTAACTGCACTAACATTAGGCACATTTTTATCGGCATACGCAAATAATGAATTTCAAATGATTCAATTTATACCGCTTGTTATCGTACCACAAGTCTTCTTTTCTGGGTTGTTTCCAATTGAATCTATGAATAAGTGGTTACAAATGTTAGGGAAATTATTTCCCCTCACGTATGGTGCTGATGCAATGAGACAAGTGATGATTCGAAATCAAGGGTTTAAAGAGATTGCGGTAGATCTAACTGTATTACTTCTTTTTTCGCTACTATTTGCAGTAGGAAATGTATTTGCTTTAAAGAAACATCGTAAAATATAA
- a CDS encoding TetR/AcrR family transcriptional regulator has translation MKKDWLEELIAATNTDKKNERQMRILEAAVDMFGEKGYASTSTSEIAKRAGVAEGTIFRYYKTKKDLLLAVVMPTLTKFAAPFFVQAFAKEIFKTNYESYEELLRVVIHNRFEFAKKHFPMIKILIQEVPFQPELKSEIQQLVETELLSHFKKLIVKFQEEGEIIEMPPSSVLRLTLSAVLGFLLTRFLLLPEEKWDDEVEIENTIQFILYGLTPRR, from the coding sequence ATGAAGAAGGATTGGCTTGAGGAATTGATTGCTGCAACAAATACTGATAAAAAAAATGAACGTCAAATGCGTATATTAGAGGCAGCTGTTGATATGTTTGGAGAAAAAGGATACGCTTCAACCTCAACAAGTGAAATTGCAAAGCGAGCTGGTGTAGCGGAAGGAACAATCTTCCGCTACTATAAAACAAAAAAAGATTTATTGTTAGCGGTCGTAATGCCAACTTTAACGAAGTTCGCCGCACCATTTTTCGTACAAGCTTTTGCAAAAGAAATATTTAAAACTAATTATGAATCGTATGAAGAACTTTTAAGAGTAGTAATACATAATAGATTTGAATTTGCAAAAAAGCATTTTCCAATGATAAAAATATTAATTCAAGAAGTACCATTTCAACCAGAACTAAAAAGTGAAATACAGCAATTAGTAGAAACAGAACTACTTTCACATTTTAAAAAATTGATTGTAAAGTTTCAAGAAGAAGGGGAAATTATTGAAATGCCACCATCTTCCGTATTACGTCTTACTTTATCAGCTGTATTAGGATTTCTTTTAACGCGGTTTTTATTATTGCCTGAAGAGAAATGGGACGATGAAGTGGAAATTGAAAATACGATTCAATTTATATTGTATGGACTGACGCCACGGAGGTAA
- a CDS encoding acyl-CoA dehydrogenase: MEFTLTREKQMIKEMVRDFAEKEIAPKAVYYDKTAEFPYETFQKMGELGLLGIPFPEEYGGSGGDTVSYALAVEEIGRACGGTGLSYAATISLGASPIYYFGTEEQKQKYLVPMASGKTLGAFGLTEPNAGSDAGGTQTKAVLDGDEYVISGEKCWITNAEYANTIIVTAINGVEGNGKKRISAFIVPTTSEGLTISSPYDKMGVRASNTCEIVLDGVRVPKENILGDVNKGFKQFLYTLDGGRISIAALAVGIAQSAFERALQYAKERQQFGKAISNFQAIQFKLADMATEVELARNLVHKAAWLKDNDKPFGKEAAMAKLFASEAASRIANHAVQIHGGYGYMREYEVERHIRDAKLLEIGEGTSEIQRLVIARHLGCR, from the coding sequence ATGGAATTTACTCTAACTCGCGAAAAACAAATGATTAAAGAAATGGTACGTGACTTTGCTGAAAAGGAAATCGCGCCGAAAGCTGTGTATTATGACAAAACTGCAGAGTTTCCATATGAAACATTTCAAAAAATGGGCGAACTAGGATTATTAGGCATCCCATTCCCAGAAGAGTATGGAGGTTCAGGTGGCGATACAGTATCGTACGCGTTAGCAGTTGAAGAAATTGGTCGTGCTTGTGGTGGTACAGGATTAAGCTACGCTGCAACAATTTCATTAGGTGCTTCTCCAATTTATTATTTCGGTACAGAAGAACAAAAACAAAAATATTTAGTTCCAATGGCATCAGGTAAAACGTTAGGTGCTTTCGGATTAACAGAGCCAAACGCTGGATCAGATGCAGGAGGCACACAAACGAAAGCGGTATTAGATGGCGATGAGTATGTAATTAGTGGTGAAAAGTGCTGGATTACAAACGCAGAGTATGCAAATACAATTATTGTAACCGCTATCAATGGTGTTGAAGGGAATGGTAAAAAACGTATTTCTGCATTTATCGTACCGACTACAAGTGAAGGATTAACGATTTCAAGTCCTTACGATAAGATGGGTGTTCGCGCTTCTAATACTTGTGAAATCGTACTTGATGGTGTGCGTGTACCGAAAGAAAATATTCTTGGTGATGTTAATAAAGGATTTAAACAATTCTTATATACACTTGATGGAGGTCGTATTTCAATCGCAGCATTAGCAGTAGGTATTGCACAATCTGCATTTGAACGTGCATTGCAATATGCGAAAGAACGTCAACAATTTGGAAAAGCAATTTCTAATTTCCAAGCGATTCAATTTAAATTAGCGGATATGGCGACTGAAGTAGAGTTAGCGCGTAATTTAGTACATAAGGCAGCTTGGCTAAAAGATAACGATAAACCTTTCGGTAAAGAAGCGGCTATGGCAAAATTGTTTGCATCTGAAGCTGCAAGTCGTATAGCAAATCATGCAGTACAAATTCATGGTGGATATGGCTATATGCGTGAATATGAAGTTGAACGACATATTCGTGATGCAAAACTTTTAGAAATTGGTGAAGGAACTTCTGAAATTCAACGTCTCGTAATTGCAAGACATTTAGGATGTAGATAA